A stretch of the Saccharolobus caldissimus genome encodes the following:
- a CDS encoding DUF4322 domain-containing protein, producing the protein MIIPGSVHPKTLAQIKEKLFSIINFKGRKAEEVKKTLVTAALTKDSVENKAKEFGISPQTVRNYVEEQPQVIEQMLNMIKTISIKELGGRKRVKISIDWTSIKYKGKPIEGLSGSEKGYAWSYATATTRVKGKTLILAFTRIEKGMTRLEIVENLIQQILALGLEIELVTLDAGFYSVDVINYLSRFNFIIGVPVEKVGIHRNFDGDYTAKSNGKNATFRLIVHHGREKEYLAKGTNLDVNRSIIVKWYNKVRTPIETSYKLIKSFLIFTSSRSWLFRLFIFVLAMLIYTLYLLLKGTTSKEDFRLLLTILLLQDNITILQEYLVKLFYLFFNSLELFSG; encoded by the coding sequence TTGATAATACCAGGCTCCGTCCACCCAAAGACACTTGCACAAATCAAGGAAAAATTATTTTCCATCATAAACTTCAAGGGAAGAAAGGCAGAAGAAGTCAAGAAAACACTTGTAACAGCAGCACTAACAAAAGATTCAGTAGAAAACAAGGCAAAAGAATTTGGTATCTCACCACAAACAGTAAGAAACTACGTGGAAGAACAACCACAAGTAATAGAACAAATGCTAAACATGATCAAAACAATCTCCATCAAGGAACTAGGCGGAAGAAAACGTGTAAAAATATCAATAGACTGGACATCAATAAAATACAAGGGAAAACCAATAGAAGGACTAAGCGGCTCAGAAAAAGGTTACGCATGGAGTTACGCAACAGCAACAACAAGAGTAAAGGGAAAAACACTAATACTAGCATTCACACGCATAGAAAAAGGAATGACTAGGCTAGAGATAGTTGAAAACCTAATACAACAAATACTAGCATTGGGCCTAGAAATAGAACTAGTAACACTAGATGCCGGATTCTATTCAGTAGACGTGATCAACTACTTATCAAGGTTTAACTTCATCATTGGAGTACCAGTGGAAAAGGTTGGAATACATAGAAACTTCGATGGTGATTATACTGCAAAGTCAAATGGTAAGAATGCAACTTTTAGGCTAATAGTACACCACGGTAGGGAAAAGGAGTACTTGGCAAAGGGGACAAACCTAGACGTAAATAGGAGTATTATTGTAAAATGGTATAACAAGGTTAGGACACCAATAGAAACATCATACAAGTTGATCAAATCTTTCCTAATCTTTACCTCATCAAGGAGTTGGCTATTCCGCTTGTTCATCTTCGTCCTAGCAATGTTAATCTATACACTATACTTGCTCCTCAAGGGGACAACGAGCAAGGAAGACTTCCGCTTACTCCTAACCATCTTGCTCTTGCAAGATAATATTACTATTTTGCAAGAATATTTAGTTAAATTATTTTATCTATTTTTTAACTCTCTTGAATTATTTTCGGGGTGA